In Neisseriaceae bacterium CLB008, one genomic interval encodes:
- a CDS encoding cupin domain-containing protein, with protein sequence MTALTPSTSFSLTDHLVALNAQDFSARQQDMAQKSRSDADWLIGIKAFKTTLSVHGDYWERHPKGDETLCLLEGALNLILFNAQTATEHTVPLAAGHAFIVPQGTWHRLSVQTPGRLLFITPVVGSEHAKVGSIEPHQPQQAQS encoded by the coding sequence ATGACTGCCCTTACCCCCTCAACATCATTTAGCCTCACCGACCATTTAGTCGCGCTCAACGCTCAAGACTTTAGCGCCCGCCAGCAAGACATGGCCCAAAAAAGCCGCAGCGATGCGGACTGGTTAATTGGCATAAAAGCCTTTAAAACCACGCTATCCGTCCACGGTGACTATTGGGAGCGACACCCTAAAGGCGATGAAACCTTATGCTTATTAGAAGGTGCATTGAATCTGATTTTATTCAATGCCCAAACCGCTACGGAACACACCGTCCCCCTAGCCGCCGGCCATGCCTTTATTGTGCCGCAAGGCACTTGGCATAGGCTCAGCGTACAAACGCCAGGCCGCCTCTTGTTCATCACCCCCGTGGTCGGCAGCGAACACGCCAAAGTCGGCAGCATCGAACCCCATCAACCACAGCAGGCCCAATCATGA
- a CDS encoding RhtX/FptX family siderophore transporter → MTQIHSPKLWLMIGLLYLTQGMPLGLAMDALPTLLRSQGASLAQLVWLPLVGLPWVLKFLWASRIDNHYHPQIGRRRSWLIPMQSIVLVCFSLAALVGIRAETTLWIMALAAVGSFASATQDIATDGLSAELFSGKNLARANALQVGGTMVGFFLGGPGTLMLMGHFGQHIGLMTPALIVAVSLVLLLRWRETSVTHPANSPAQPASLAGFIKRPGAPALLGVAGLSAVAMVAGYGLSKLLLVDAGWAVERIGQVGMLGGMMTVLLGCGGGAWLVGRYGSIKIFTLGLSAAIIACCLWLYGIRLGANIPTTLVWSATLLSCFGAGSASVALMTRAMQFAQQGQQAGTDMTAVQSTRDLGEITMSSSLMALAASFGYGGSFMVGIVCALIAIGLMARLRSR, encoded by the coding sequence ATGACCCAAATCCACTCCCCCAAACTCTGGCTGATGATCGGCCTCCTCTACCTCACTCAAGGCATGCCGCTGGGCCTGGCCATGGACGCCCTCCCCACCCTATTACGCAGCCAAGGTGCTTCATTGGCCCAGCTGGTGTGGCTGCCCTTAGTTGGCCTGCCCTGGGTGCTAAAATTTCTTTGGGCCAGCCGCATCGACAATCATTACCACCCACAAATAGGCCGTCGCCGCAGCTGGCTCATCCCCATGCAAAGCATTGTGCTGGTGTGCTTTAGCTTGGCGGCATTGGTTGGCATTCGGGCTGAAACCACGCTGTGGATCATGGCTTTGGCTGCCGTGGGCTCGTTTGCCAGCGCCACCCAAGACATTGCTACCGATGGCCTCAGCGCCGAGCTTTTCAGCGGCAAAAATTTAGCCCGCGCCAACGCATTGCAGGTGGGCGGCACCATGGTGGGATTTTTCTTGGGCGGTCCGGGCACCCTCATGCTGATGGGTCATTTCGGCCAACACATCGGCCTCATGACACCGGCCCTCATCGTTGCCGTCAGCTTAGTGTTGCTGTTACGCTGGCGTGAAACCTCCGTCACACACCCCGCAAACAGCCCAGCCCAACCGGCTAGCCTAGCGGGCTTCATCAAACGCCCTGGCGCACCCGCCTTACTCGGCGTGGCCGGTCTGTCAGCCGTGGCCATGGTGGCTGGCTACGGCCTGTCTAAACTGCTGTTGGTCGATGCGGGCTGGGCGGTTGAGCGCATTGGTCAGGTCGGTATGCTCGGCGGCATGATGACGGTGCTGCTAGGTTGCGGCGGTGGCGCCTGGCTGGTTGGGCGCTACGGCTCGATCAAGATTTTCACCCTTGGCCTGAGCGCGGCCATCATCGCCTGCTGCTTATGGCTCTACGGCATTCGACTCGGCGCCAACATCCCTACCACTCTAGTATGGAGCGCGACCTTGTTGAGCTGCTTTGGCGCAGGCTCCGCGTCCGTGGCCCTGATGACTCGAGCCATGCAGTTTGCCCAACAAGGCCAGCAGGCCGGTACCGACATGACCGCCGTCCAAAGCACGCGCGACCTAGGTGAAATCACCATGTCCTCATCACTGATGGCTCTCGCCGCCAGCTTCGGCTACGGCGGCAGCTTCATGGTCGGCATTGTCTGCGCCCTCATCGCCATCGGCCTCATGGCGCGACTGCGGTCAAGATAA
- the dbpA gene encoding ATP-dependent RNA helicase DbpA has product MATLFSELPIPAAQLANLTELGYLEMTPIQAQALPHILKGKDVLGRAQTGSGKTAAFGIGLLSKINPELFSTQALVLCPTRELADQVSKELRRLARYMPNVKILSLCGGQPIAAQVTSLAHAPHIAVGTPGRILDHLERDSLSLSDTKVVVLDEGDRMLDMGFADEMDAIIPFLPSPRQTLMFSATYPEDIEAISQLIQTDPLMITIDERSQRLHIEQYMVELEKNQRLELVAQLLSKHQPESCVVFCNTKSDCQKVEAHLNQRNMDALALHGDLEQRDRDQVLLRFANHSCRVLVATDVAARGLDIPNLAMVINYELAHDPEIYVHRIGRTGRAGEKGLAVSFVTPAEMNRALAVEAYMERPTQWVDKYTFADVKRAQLRAPMATLCIDGGKKDKIRAGDILGALTNGEEALSGDEVGKIDVYPMHVYVAVTRSSADRAIKRIRAGKIKGKTCRVRVLTERL; this is encoded by the coding sequence GTGGCTACTTTATTTTCTGAACTTCCCATCCCTGCCGCCCAATTGGCCAACCTCACCGAACTTGGCTACCTTGAAATGACGCCGATTCAGGCGCAAGCATTGCCCCACATTTTAAAAGGCAAAGACGTTTTAGGCCGCGCCCAAACCGGCAGCGGTAAGACCGCCGCCTTCGGCATTGGCCTCTTAAGCAAAATCAACCCTGAACTCTTCAGCACCCAAGCCTTGGTGCTATGCCCTACCCGTGAGTTGGCCGACCAAGTGAGTAAAGAACTACGCCGCTTAGCACGCTACATGCCCAATGTGAAAATTTTAAGCCTGTGCGGCGGCCAACCGATTGCGGCTCAGGTCACTTCTTTAGCACATGCCCCGCACATTGCCGTGGGCACGCCTGGGCGCATCTTGGATCACTTAGAACGAGACAGCCTGTCGCTAAGCGACACCAAAGTCGTGGTTTTAGACGAAGGCGACCGCATGTTAGACATGGGCTTTGCCGACGAAATGGACGCCATCATTCCTTTTTTACCCAGCCCACGCCAAACCTTGATGTTCTCGGCCACCTACCCTGAAGACATCGAAGCAATTAGCCAGTTAATCCAAACCGACCCGCTGATGATCACCATTGATGAACGCAGCCAACGCCTGCACATCGAACAATACATGGTCGAGCTTGAAAAAAATCAACGCTTAGAACTGGTGGCACAGCTCTTATCGAAACACCAGCCCGAATCCTGCGTGGTGTTTTGCAACACCAAAAGCGACTGCCAAAAAGTAGAGGCCCACCTGAACCAACGTAATATGGATGCCCTCGCCCTACACGGTGACCTAGAGCAGCGTGACCGTGACCAAGTATTGCTGCGCTTTGCCAACCACAGCTGCCGCGTTTTGGTCGCCACCGACGTGGCCGCCCGCGGTTTGGACATTCCCAACCTCGCGATGGTGATCAACTATGAGCTGGCCCACGACCCAGAAATTTACGTGCACCGCATTGGCCGTACTGGCCGCGCAGGTGAAAAAGGCCTGGCCGTCTCGTTTGTGACCCCGGCCGAGATGAATCGCGCCCTAGCGGTTGAAGCCTATATGGAACGCCCCACCCAGTGGGTCGACAAATACACTTTTGCCGACGTCAAACGCGCCCAGCTCAGAGCGCCCATGGCCACATTGTGTATTGATGGCGGCAAAAAAGACAAAATCCGCGCCGGCGATATTTTGGGAGCACTGACCAACGGCGAAGAGGCCTTAAGCGGTGACGAAGTCGGCAAGATCGACGTCTACCCGATGCACGTTTACGTCGCCGTCACCCGCAGCAGCGCCGACCGCGCCATCAAGCGCATCCGCGCCGGCAAGATTAAAGGCAAAACCTGCCGCGTACGGGTATTAACCGAACGTCTATAA
- the ykgO gene encoding type B 50S ribosomal protein L36, with protein sequence MQVLSSLKSAKLRHRDCRLVRRKGKVYVICKSNPRFKARQG encoded by the coding sequence ATGCAAGTATTGTCTTCGTTAAAAAGCGCCAAGCTGCGCCATCGTGACTGTCGTCTGGTGCGCCGTAAAGGTAAAGTGTATGTGATCTGTAAAAGCAATCCGCGCTTTAAGGCCCGTCAGGGTTAA
- a CDS encoding GNAT family N-acetyltransferase, translated as MTSTLRMIPAHEPLPLALLLLANPSVALIEADLVDGHCYVLHDDQGALIGAAILQRVATDTLEIKAIAIAPERQGQGWGKILLQGLIDNAQQQGAHTLFVGTANSSLDQLGFYQKGGFRLSHILPNYFLDHYPEPIFEAGLQALDMIYLKLSLT; from the coding sequence ATGACGTCTACCCTTCGTATGATTCCAGCGCACGAACCGCTGCCCCTAGCCTTATTGCTGTTGGCCAACCCTTCTGTTGCGCTCATTGAAGCTGACTTAGTCGATGGTCATTGCTACGTGTTACACGATGATCAAGGCGCCCTCATTGGCGCCGCCATCTTACAGCGAGTGGCCACCGACACTCTGGAAATCAAGGCCATTGCCATCGCACCAGAACGTCAAGGCCAAGGCTGGGGTAAAATACTGCTGCAAGGCTTAATCGACAACGCACAACAGCAGGGCGCGCACACATTGTTTGTCGGCACGGCCAACTCTAGCCTAGACCAGCTGGGGTTTTATCAAAAAGGCGGCTTTCGCCTCAGCCACATTTTGCCCAATTATTTTTTAGATCATTACCCTGAACCCATTTTTGAAGCAGGCCTACAGGCCCTAGACATGATTTATTTAAAACTGTCGCTGACATGA
- a CDS encoding type B 50S ribosomal protein L31 gives MKPNTHPENYRTVLFYDTGVGEGWLIRSCARTTETMRWRDGQDYPVYKLDTSSASHPAYTGKQREYVNEGRVSQFNQRYKAILNKLKRD, from the coding sequence ATGAAACCTAATACACATCCTGAAAATTACCGCACCGTTTTATTCTACGACACCGGTGTGGGTGAAGGCTGGCTGATTCGGTCGTGCGCCCGTACGACGGAAACCATGCGCTGGCGCGATGGCCAGGATTATCCCGTATATAAGTTGGACACCTCATCGGCGTCGCACCCTGCCTATACCGGGAAGCAGCGTGAATATGTGAATGAAGGCCGCGTTAGCCAATTTAATCAGCGTTATAAAGCCATATTAAACAAATTAAAAAGGGATTAA
- a CDS encoding Bax inhibitor-1 family protein, giving the protein MRDYTQVGGQSQKSASQVLLSKTYALLAVAFVPCLLGAYLSASTGFLYSLLNVFNSRWVFIIAFFAFFYGMVFMIEKNRYSNVGIALFFVLTFGMGALLAPTLQVTLGMSNGSEIIMLAAGLTAVTFFAMTFLARSSKINMSAVGNFMTVGIIVVMVGVVANLFLQLPALSLTLSVGFVIISSLLIMWQTRAIIDGGEDSYISAALTLFISLYNLFANLIHILTALMGND; this is encoded by the coding sequence ATGAGAGACTACACACAGGTTGGCGGCCAAAGCCAAAAATCTGCGTCTCAGGTATTGCTCAGCAAAACCTACGCCCTACTCGCAGTGGCCTTTGTGCCTTGCCTACTAGGGGCCTATCTGAGCGCCAGCACCGGCTTTTTATATTCCCTACTCAACGTCTTTAACAGCCGCTGGGTGTTCATCATCGCCTTTTTTGCCTTTTTCTACGGCATGGTGTTCATGATTGAAAAAAACCGCTACAGCAATGTCGGCATCGCCTTGTTCTTTGTCCTTACCTTTGGCATGGGCGCCCTCTTAGCCCCCACGCTGCAGGTCACATTGGGCATGTCTAACGGCAGTGAAATCATCATGCTGGCGGCCGGCCTCACCGCCGTTACCTTCTTCGCCATGACATTCTTGGCCCGCAGCAGCAAAATCAATATGTCGGCCGTGGGCAACTTCATGACCGTTGGCATCATCGTGGTCATGGTCGGCGTGGTCGCCAACCTTTTCTTACAGCTGCCCGCCTTAAGCCTCACCCTATCTGTGGGCTTTGTGATCATCAGCTCGCTGCTCATTATGTGGCAAACTCGCGCCATCATTGACGGCGGCGAAGACAGCTACATCAGCGCAGCCCTGACTTTATTTATCTCGTTGTACAACCTATTTGCCAACTTGATCCACATTTTGACTGCCTTAATGGGCAACGATTAA
- the dinB gene encoding DNA polymerase IV, with amino-acid sequence MSLTRKIIHIDMDAFYASVELRDAPHLRGKPVVVAWDASRSVICAASYEARQFGLRSAMSVGQAKKLCPQAIYIPPNFHKYREVSQQVQAIFKQHTDLIEPLSLDEAYLDVTQNKQGYAVATELATVIRQQIFTATGLTASAGIAPNKFLAKIASDWRKPNGQFVIKPHQIQAFLHTLPLDKVPGVGKVTLTKLHQLGFKMVSDLHDVDVAQLMHYFGRYGFRLHQLAQGIDHRPVEANQIRQQISKETTFNGDLTLAEAVQHLPALSQDLWRSCESKAIFGRSLTLKLKTHQFQNITRSLTFDDYITQASELSQGTTQLLARLDLPADQRYRLIGLGISLFADSDHPPEPYPLFED; translated from the coding sequence ATGAGCCTGACCCGAAAAATCATCCACATCGACATGGATGCTTTTTATGCCTCGGTCGAGCTACGCGATGCGCCCCACCTTCGCGGCAAGCCAGTGGTCGTGGCTTGGGATGCGTCACGCTCGGTGATTTGCGCCGCCTCTTACGAAGCGCGCCAGTTTGGCCTACGCTCGGCGATGTCGGTTGGCCAAGCCAAAAAACTCTGCCCCCAGGCCATCTACATCCCGCCAAACTTTCACAAATACCGCGAAGTGTCGCAGCAGGTACAGGCTATTTTTAAGCAACACACCGACTTAATTGAGCCTTTATCCTTGGATGAGGCCTATCTCGACGTCACCCAGAACAAGCAGGGCTACGCCGTGGCCACTGAACTGGCCACCGTGATTCGCCAACAGATTTTTACTGCGACAGGCCTCACCGCCTCGGCCGGTATTGCGCCAAATAAATTCTTGGCTAAGATTGCCTCAGATTGGCGTAAGCCCAACGGCCAATTTGTCATCAAACCGCATCAAATTCAGGCTTTTTTACACACGCTGCCCTTAGATAAAGTCCCTGGCGTGGGCAAGGTCACCCTCACTAAGCTACACCAGCTCGGCTTTAAAATGGTCAGCGACCTACACGACGTCGACGTCGCCCAGCTCATGCACTATTTTGGCCGCTATGGTTTTCGCCTCCATCAACTGGCTCAAGGCATCGACCATCGGCCCGTTGAGGCCAATCAAATCCGCCAACAGATCTCCAAAGAAACCACGTTTAACGGTGATCTGACCCTGGCCGAAGCCGTTCAACACCTGCCAGCCCTTAGCCAAGACCTGTGGCGCAGCTGTGAAAGCAAGGCCATTTTTGGGCGCAGCCTCACCCTCAAGCTCAAGACCCATCAGTTTCAAAACATCACCCGCTCACTTACCTTTGATGACTACATCACCCAAGCCTCAGAGCTTAGCCAAGGCACCACACAATTATTGGCGCGCCTCGACCTCCCCGCCGATCAGCGCTACCGCCTCATCGGCTTAGGCATCAGCCTGTTTGCCGATAGCGACCATCCGCCTGAACCTTATCCGCTATTTGAAGACTAA